ACCAACCCGCTGTGGATCACCGACGGCTCGCTTCAGATAGACCGCTCCCACGTGGACGGAGGTAGTCTTGGGCCGAAGCAAAGGGTGGTAATCGAACTTTCAATTCTCAAAGGAGGCTCGGGCCGCAGCCCCTGATGACCCACAGTCACTCGAAAGGGGGAGATGGAATGAGCGCGCCTCGTTCATATTTCGCAATTTTGTTCACCGTCATTGTCGGTCTCATAACTTTGGCTGCCGGCAACGTTCCCGCCCAAATCGACATCTGGGTTGATCCTGGGCACGGGGGTTGGGACTCGGGCGCCGAGGGCTTCAACGGCCCGGCAGTTCCCAACGAGAAGGAGCTCAACATTGGGGTGGCCAGCCGGCTCGAAAACCGACTCACCGCTCTAGGGTATTACGCATACAGGACACAGAACTATGACACGACCTACACGCAGCCTTGGCAGCGTCGGCAAATCGCGAATGGGCAACGATCAAACGACCAGGGCATCAGATCGTCATGTCGTCTTCTAATCAGCGTGCACATGAACTCGGTGCCAGACGCGTCGAAGCTCGGGACGCTGACTTTGTATGCGGCCGCCAAGTATGAAGGTAAGGACGAAGACGCTTATGCTCAGGACAGCACTGTAGCGGCCGTAGTTCAACATGACCTCATGACGTATGCGGATGTTGCATTCCTTTTCTGCAGCCGGGATCGCGGGATCGTGCCCGATGACAGCCTCGCCATTCTGAAGAAGTGCCGCATGCCCGCGATACTCGTTGAAGTGTGTTTCATTTCAAATGGATGCCAGTGGGGTAACATCATCACGGCGGGTGACCAGGAACTATGCGCGGAAGGCATCGCGGCCGGGGTGTCACACTATTTGCCGATTCTTCTCGAGTCACCCGTGTTGCCCGAACCTGTGCGGTCTGTCGCGGTCGCGACCCCGTCTGCGTTTCGCGTCCCGGCATTGTTGCTCTAAGAGAACTTCGATGGAACGACTTTCCCGCCGACTGGATGGATCCAGCAACGATGTGCGACCGGGTGACACGCGCGCGGGAGATGCAGGCGCAGCGCTTCGATGATGTGGATGGGGTGGACTGCAACGCGAGGCTTCCCGACGGGCTGTTCTCCACATTCTGCGCGATGGATTCCTCCGCCGAAGCGCTGTTCGTGAAGG
This genomic interval from Candidatus Krumholzibacteriia bacterium contains the following:
- a CDS encoding N-acetylmuramoyl-L-alanine amidase codes for the protein MSAPRSYFAILFTVIVGLITLAAGNVPAQIDIWVDPGHGGWDSGAEGFNGPAVPNEKELNIGVASRLENRLTALGYYAYRTQNYDTTYTQPWQRRQIANGQRSNDQGIRSSCRLLISVHMNSVPDASKLGTLTLYAAAKYEGKDEDAYAQDSTVAAVVQHDLMTYADVAFLFCSRDRGIVPDDSLAILKKCRMPAILVEVCFISNGCQWGNIITAGDQELCAEGIAAGVSHYLPILLESPVLPEPVRSVAVATPSAFRVPALLL